The genomic window AAAGATTCATTATTTCTAAAAAATGAATTAAAATACAATAATGCTGGTATTGAAAGGGATTTAGCTGTATTGAGGATTGCGTGTTTGCTTCATGATGTTGGCCACCCACCTTTTTCCCATGCTGGTGAAGATTTAATGCCAACCAATCCAAAAACAAATAAAGCATATAAACATGAGCATTATTCTGCAGCAATAATTAGACACTTTTTTAAAGAGGTTATTGAACAACATCCAATAAACTAAAAAAATTATCAAATTACTGCCGAACAAGTTGCCCGATTTATTGAAGGAAGTTTACCAAAAGATGGAGCACTTATCTGGAGGGACTTACTTTCAAGCCAGTTAGATGCGGACAGAGCAGATTATTTATTAAGAGATTCGTACCATTGCGGAGTTGCCTATGGAAAGTATGATTTGGAGCGCTTAATTATTTCGATGACAATTGGTATAAATGAAGAATCTGATGCTCCTCTTCTTGCTGTTGAAGAAGGAGGGGTGCATGTTGCTGAAGCCTTAATTTTAGCGCGTTATCAAATGTTTACGCAAGTGTATTTTCATCACACACGTAGGGCTTATGATTATCATATAATAAGCTTAATGAAAACCTTACTTAAAATGGAACAAGAAAAAAATCTAAATATTGGTGAAAAAGATAAATTTCCGCCTCCAGATACGAAAGAAAATTTGCAAAAGTATTTGGAATGGGATGATTGGAAGGTACTTGGAATTATATCACAAAGGATAGCCAAGGAAGAGGGAGAGGTTTTTTTAAATAGAACTCATTTTAGGAATGTTTATGGTACGCTGGAAATTCCAACGAAAAAGGAATTAACTGCAATAAAGAAAATAGAACAAAAATTAAAGGAGAAAAATATTTGTTATTTTGTTGATAGTGCTCAGCAATTATGGTATAAGTTAGGTGAAATGGATATTGCAATATGTATAGATACGGAAAGTAAGAAAACTGTTCCTTTGTCAAGTATTTCAAATGTTATTAAGAATTTGAAGCCAATCATGCAACAAAGAATTTTTGTTCCATTAAATGAAGTGCAAAATGCTAAGGAGATAATTAGAACAGTAATTAGAAGGGGGAAAAAGTAGGATGAATGAACTTACTTGGAATAAATATGGTTTAATAATATATTTAGTTAAAGAGTTACAAAAGGTATCGCCACAAATTGGTAAAACGGTTATTCAGAAAATGGTATATATTTTAACGGAATTATTTAATGTTCCCACAGGCTATGAATTTTCATTGTATACTTATGGACCTTATAGCAGTGAGCTTGCAGAAGATATTAGTTTTGTTGCCGCGTTGGATGGGATTAAAGTAAAATCATCTAAGAAATTTGGATATGAAATAAAAGTTGGGAGCAGAAGCAGGGAAATAATTAAAGAAGCTGAAAGTTTTATAAAAGATTATATGAGTAATATAAAACAAGCAGTTGAGGCATTTGGAAGTTTAACTGCCAGAGAATTGGAATTACGTTCAACATTGATTTATATAGCTGTCAATGAAAGTAATTTAAGTAAAGATGGTATCATTAAAAAGTTTAAAGTGCTAAAACCATATTTTACCTATGAGGAGATTGAAAAAGCATTAAATGACTTAATAGAAAAGAAGTTTATTAAGCTTGAGTGCCAGCGTTAATTTAATGTTTCAGCCGCTAATTAGGAATACATCAAGTAATTCAAGTAATAGTGAGAGTGCTTAACATTTCGTGAATTGCTGCATAGTGTGAACTTGCAAATTATTTTGGCGCCAATATTTTAAAATAAATTAGCATAGAAGAATGCTATAAGAGGAGGTCAAAGTGGGTAACAAGTCACGACTCTGGTTAACCCGGGTAATAGTTGCGGACACTTTTTTGATGTTTGGCTCAGGTAATATCAACTACACCGTTGACTGGTATTTTTAAGGAGCCAGAAGCAGTTTTAATGATTTTAGTGAAAACTGGCCGCAAAATTAAGGGATAGGAAGCGCCCCGGCTGCAAAGCTGGGGTTTTTTTGAGCGACTGTAGCAAAGCAAAATGCATATATTGTAAAAAATTAACATTAACTATATAATAGTATCACAGGATAAACTGATGCTGGTGGGGTAAAAGCTTGGAACAGGAGGCGGCAATATGCCATTACCCAAAAAAGATAAAATATATACGTATGTTGATTATTTGACCTGGCCGGAAGAGGAAAGAATCGAATTAATTGATGGACGGGTCTATTTGCTGGCACCGCCGTCAAGAATTCACCAGGAAATTTCGGGAGCGATCTTTAATCAGTTTTACAATTATCTTAAAGATAAGCCATGCAAGGTCTATCATGCACCTTTTGGTGTTAGGCTTCCTTCAAGTGATGAAAAAAACGATGAGGATATAAAAACTGTTGTTGAGCCTGATATAGTGGTGGTATGTGATGAAGCAAAACTTGATGCTGAGGGATGCAGAGGAACTCCTGATTTAATTGTAGAGATTGTATCTCCATCTACCGCAAGAAAAGATAAAGTAGAAAAATTTAATTTATATGAAAAATTCGGTGTAAAAGAATATTGGATAGTAGAGCCTGACAGCAAGATTGTAAGTGTATTTACTTTGCAAGCCAACAAAAGGTATGGCAGACCAGAGATATATACTGATGATGATGTAATCAAAGTATCCATTTTTGACGATCTTATCGTTGATTTAAAACTTGTGTTTGCGTATTAAGTGGATGCGCCCAACAGTTAAAGTTCCGGCTGACCTTTTAATTTACAGTAACGAGGAATTTTTAAAGCCTTCGCAACATAAATCAACCTTAGAGTATAAAATTGCCCGGGAAGGTATTAAAATTTATGAATAATTGGGAAGTTTATTTTATATGTAAATCCTATGACCCTGAATTTTATAAGATAGAAGATGATTGTATCGAATTAATAGATTACGGAGTGCAAGCTCGCTATCCTTTTTATTTGGAAATTGAGGAATTTGGTGCTGAAAATGCTATTAAAAGTGCCGAAAGAATAAAACACTTTGTTTTAATGAAAATTCAAAAATAAAATGAAAATGGCCATTGGCATAATTTTATACGAAACGCAAAAGAGAAAAAATGGCAGGTTGTTGGATGTGAAAATATGGAGTCAATACCCTGAGCTATCAACGGTATCTGTATAAAAACCCCTTGGTTTTTCATTAAAAACCAAGGGGTTTAATGTCATTTGCGCTAAACTCTCGAATTTTTTGCCGGTATCCTTTGCTAAATTTATGGAAAATATTCTTGGTATTGGCCTAACTGCCTGGCATGAGATAGTTAAATTAAAATTAAAGTTATATTTCCCGTTCTTTTATACCTAATTGTTCCTTCAAAGCCTGCTGGAGAACCCGAGAAAAATTAATTTTCTTTTTTTCAGCTAGGTCGTTTAACCACTTTGGTAGAGTTAATGTTTTTTTAACTGCTTTATTATCCATTTTACAGCGAACTAATGGCATTCAGGCTTCTACCAATACGAGAACTTGATTGGGTTCAATCTTAATTTTGTCTATAGGTGTTGATTCCGGAATTGGCTCATTGTCTTTTTCCATACCATACAGATGAAGTTCAAGAGCTTTTTTAGTATTTTTTAAATCTTCTTCCGTATTATCACCACAGGTTAAACATCCGGGAAGGTCAGGGAATCAACGGAAATACCATCTTCGGCATAGTCAAAGATGGCAGGGAACACATATAAGTCTTTATACATAAATAACAACCTCTGTTTTCTAATAAGTTGATCCTGAGTAAACTATAATTACGTATATGTACACGTGTCAAGACATTGTCGGATCAGTAATTATGGGTTTAATTTTGTTTAAATCTATGCGGTTAACGAAGATAAAATAAATCTTGCGGCTTAAATTAAGAAAGTTTATTTTTTAATAGTAATACCAGCTCAAGTTTTTAAAAAATAGTCCATTTTTAGATAAAAAAGTCGAATTATATAAAATTTTGACGACAAAATTTGGCAAAGCAAAACAAGGAATCGGAAAAATTTTGTAGAATAAATTGTAAAAAAATTATAAAAATTAAGGTGACAATAGAAAAAAGGGCTTAATCTGTAGAAAATGAGGGGAGGGATCTCAAGTGTCTGAGGCGTTGATTATGAGTTATAAACTAATTGCTATTCAACTCGGAGATTTACTGAAATGGGAT from Carboxydothermus pertinax includes these protein-coding regions:
- a CDS encoding Uma2 family endonuclease, whose product is MPLPKKDKIYTYVDYLTWPEEERIELIDGRVYLLAPPSRIHQEISGAIFNQFYNYLKDKPCKVYHAPFGVRLPSSDEKNDEDIKTVVEPDIVVVCDEAKLDAEGCRGTPDLIVEIVSPSTARKDKVEKFNLYEKFGVKEYWIVEPDSKIVSVFTLQANKRYGRPEIYTDDDVIKVSIFDDLIVDLKLVFAY
- a CDS encoding HEPN domain-containing protein: MNNWEVYFICKSYDPEFYKIEDDCIELIDYGVQARYPFYLEIEEFGAENAIKSAERIKHFVLMKIQK
- a CDS encoding HD domain-containing protein translates to MKNYEIRDPIHGFIKIDEWEREIINHPIFQRLRRIKQLAWTDMVYPGAMHTRFEHSLGVMHTATKMFKSIVEKDSLFLKNELKYNNAGIERDLAVLRIACLLHDVGHPPFSHAGEDLMPTNPKTNKAYKHEHYSAAIIRHFFKEVIEQHPIN